In a single window of the Zea mays cultivar B73 chromosome 5, Zm-B73-REFERENCE-NAM-5.0, whole genome shotgun sequence genome:
- the LOC100193352 gene encoding 3-ketodihydrosphingosine reductase isoform X2 has translation MAAALLLLLVPPVGLLAALAFLTRPHARIALKDSHVFITGGSSGIGLAMATAAAREGARVSILARNLARLEEARAAIQRDSGRDDVGVHAADVRDADAVARALQEAGPVDVLVCNHGVFVPQELERQDMDEIKWMVDINLMGTFHLIKAALPAMKARTRETRLPGSIAIMSSQAGQRASLLFVDWVRRCSMRSSGTTFMSR, from the exons ATGGCCGCGGCGCTCCTCTTGCTGCTCGTTCCGCCCGTCGGCCTACTCGCCGCGCTCGCATTCCTCACGCGGCCCCACGCCCGGATCGCGCTCAAAGACAGCCACGTCTTCATCACGGGCGGGTCCAGCGGCATCGGGCTCGCCATGGCCACGGCCGCTGCGCGGGAGGGCGCGCGGGTCTCCATCCTGGCCCGCAACCTTGCCCGCCTCGAGGAGGCGCGCGCCGCCATCCAGCGCGACTCGGGCCGCGACGACGTCGGCGTCCACGCGGCCGACGTGCGGGACGCCGACGCCGTGGCCCGTGCTCTCCAGGAGGCCGGCCCCGTCGACGTCCTGGTCTGCAACCACGGCGTGTTCGTGCCGCAGGAGCTCGAGAGGCAGGACATGGATGAGATCAAGTGGATGGTGGACATCAACCTCATGGGCACCTTCCACCTCATTAAGGCCGCGCTTCCCGCCATGAAGGCACGCACCCGCGAGACGCGGCTCCCTGGGTCCATCGCGATCATGTCCTCCCAGGCCGGCCAG CGAGCAAGTTTGCTCTTCGTGGATTGGGTGAGGCGTTGCAGCATGAGGTCGTCGGGGACAACATTCATGTCTCGTTGA
- the LOC100193352 gene encoding 3-ketodihydrosphingosine reductase precursor has protein sequence MAAALLLLLVPPVGLLAALAFLTRPHARIALKDSHVFITGGSSGIGLAMATAAAREGARVSILARNLARLEEARAAIQRDSGRDDVGVHAADVRDADAVARALQEAGPVDVLVCNHGVFVPQELERQDMDEIKWMVDINLMGTFHLIKAALPAMKARTRETRLPGSIAIMSSQAGQVGIYGYTAYSASKFALRGLGEALQHEVVGDNIHVSLIFPPDTETPGLEEEHKRRPELTNIIAGLSGGMKADDVAKKALDGIKSAKFIVPCNFEGTMLAVATAGLSPQSSALMAFIEVIGTGLMRFAALCFQWNWFSTIESYYAKNKKSQ, from the exons ATGGCCGCGGCGCTCCTCTTGCTGCTCGTTCCGCCCGTCGGCCTACTCGCCGCGCTCGCATTCCTCACGCGGCCCCACGCCCGGATCGCGCTCAAAGACAGCCACGTCTTCATCACGGGCGGGTCCAGCGGCATCGGGCTCGCCATGGCCACGGCCGCTGCGCGGGAGGGCGCGCGGGTCTCCATCCTGGCCCGCAACCTTGCCCGCCTCGAGGAGGCGCGCGCCGCCATCCAGCGCGACTCGGGCCGCGACGACGTCGGCGTCCACGCGGCCGACGTGCGGGACGCCGACGCCGTGGCCCGTGCTCTCCAGGAGGCCGGCCCCGTCGACGTCCTGGTCTGCAACCACGGCGTGTTCGTGCCGCAGGAGCTCGAGAGGCAGGACATGGATGAGATCAAGTGGATGGTGGACATCAACCTCATGGGCACCTTCCACCTCATTAAGGCCGCGCTTCCCGCCATGAAGGCACGCACCCGCGAGACGCGGCTCCCTGGGTCCATCGCGATCATGTCCTCCCAGGCCGGCCAG GTTGGTATTTATGGTTACACTGCCTACTCAGCGAGCAAGTTTGCTCTTCGTGGATTGGGTGAGGCGTTGCAGCATGAGGTCGTCGGGGACAACATTCATGTCTCGTTGATATTCCCTCCTGACACTGAAACTCCAGGATTGGAAGAGG AGCATAAGAGGAGGCCAGAATTGACAAACATCATAGCAGGATTGTCTGGTGGAATGAAGGCCGACGATGTTGCCAAGAAGGCTCTGGATGGTATCAAATCTGCAAAATTCATTGTCCCATGCAATTTCGAGGGCACAATGTTAGCTGTAGCCACTGCTGGTTTATCCCCACAGAGCTCCGCATTAATGGCATTCATAGAGGTGATTGGCACAGGACTCATGCGGTTTGCGGCACTTTGTTTCCAATGGAATTGGTTCTCTACCATAGAGAGCTATTATGCCAAGAACAAGAAGAGCCAGTGA